A stretch of the Vibrio gazogenes genome encodes the following:
- the pncB gene encoding nicotinate phosphoribosyltransferase, with translation MNNHLFSKHIIQSLLDLDAYKINMMQAIHTFYPNIEVRYELTVRSEEDITGLLPEIRSEVEQLSRLRFSQAEIDYLKKSSPHLKPAFLHALRYFQFQPTQQVEFGIIQQGSKRQLRVGVRGTWRDTILYETMIMAIISEVRSRHGWQDVPADLPRQVLHNKLIALKHELAERGIDNFRLTEMGTRRRFSAHIQEQVMAELKQEIPELLLGTSNYHFARKFDLKPIGTIAHEWFMGHQALVNPGDSQRVALEQWLTAFDGQLSIAPTDTLNIDAFLNDFNMHLAKAYDGVRHDSGCPFTWGEKMIAHYQKLGIDPRKKLFIFSDSLDFSQALELCEYFAGRAQISFGIGTFLTNDLGGWKNKYDHPYKPLSIVIKLAECHGRPVAKISDEPEKAMCEDAVFLANLKQQFNIDFDIDQLIATLKAMKHNQRKYIAAA, from the coding sequence ATGAACAATCATCTTTTTTCTAAACATATCATCCAAAGTCTGTTGGATTTAGATGCATATAAAATTAATATGATGCAGGCCATCCATACGTTTTATCCTAACATTGAAGTCCGTTACGAACTGACCGTCCGCTCAGAAGAAGATATTACCGGGCTGCTCCCGGAAATTCGCAGTGAGGTAGAACAGCTGTCGAGATTACGCTTTTCTCAGGCAGAAATTGACTATCTGAAAAAGAGTTCTCCTCATCTGAAACCAGCTTTCCTGCATGCATTACGCTATTTCCAGTTTCAGCCGACACAGCAGGTTGAATTCGGCATCATCCAGCAAGGTTCCAAACGTCAACTGCGCGTTGGCGTCCGGGGAACATGGCGCGACACGATTTTGTATGAAACGATGATTATGGCGATCATTTCAGAAGTCAGAAGCCGCCATGGCTGGCAAGACGTTCCCGCTGACTTACCTCGCCAGGTATTGCACAATAAGCTTATCGCGCTGAAGCATGAGTTGGCCGAACGCGGTATTGATAACTTTAGACTCACGGAAATGGGGACACGTCGCCGTTTCTCAGCACATATACAAGAACAAGTCATGGCCGAGTTGAAGCAAGAGATCCCAGAGCTGTTACTCGGCACGAGCAACTATCATTTTGCCCGGAAATTCGACCTCAAACCGATTGGGACAATCGCGCACGAATGGTTTATGGGTCATCAGGCACTGGTTAATCCGGGAGATTCACAACGTGTTGCGCTGGAACAGTGGCTGACCGCATTTGATGGCCAACTGTCTATCGCGCCTACCGATACGCTGAATATCGATGCTTTCCTCAATGATTTTAATATGCATTTAGCAAAAGCTTACGACGGTGTCCGTCATGATTCTGGCTGCCCCTTCACTTGGGGTGAAAAGATGATTGCACACTATCAAAAACTGGGGATCGACCCGCGGAAAAAACTCTTTATTTTCTCCGATAGTCTCGACTTCAGCCAAGCACTGGAACTGTGTGAGTATTTTGCTGGACGTGCTCAGATTTCTTTCGGGATCGGAACATTCCTCACCAATGATCTGGGAGGCTGGAAAAACAAATATGATCACCCGTATAAGCCGCTATCGATTGTGATCAAACTCGCTGAATGTCATGGCCGCCCCGTGGCTAAGATCAGTGACGAGCCCGAAAAAGCGATGTGTGAAGATGCTGTCTTTCTTGCCAATTTGAAGCAACAATTCAATATTGATTTCGATATTGATCAGCTGATCGCCACCCTCAAAGCCATGAAACATAATCAACGTAAATATATTGCAGCCGCCTGA
- a CDS encoding NUDIX hydrolase — MIVTIDMICLRLSDDGIQVLLVKRNNPERPDFGMWAIPGGWVYDEDFTARGGEPADEDFEAARRRICRQKVHTYPNFISDPLVDGNPKRNPDGWSVSISHYALLNRSNIRQIEAAGMDRNRLDWFDLNLILQGQITLAFDHAAQIQHAWTKLRAAVEYTSVVLFFLEKEFLVAEIIDAYAKFGVEVNRMTIKRRLINSAVIVSTNKIAAPNKGRGRGGKPATVYRLANNEVSYFQTCLRG; from the coding sequence ATGATTGTAACTATCGATATGATCTGCCTTCGTTTGTCTGATGACGGCATTCAAGTTTTGCTGGTGAAACGGAATAATCCGGAGCGTCCGGATTTTGGCATGTGGGCGATCCCCGGAGGCTGGGTATACGACGAAGATTTTACCGCGCGTGGTGGTGAACCGGCCGATGAAGATTTTGAAGCAGCGCGTCGGCGAATTTGTCGGCAAAAAGTACATACCTATCCTAATTTTATCAGTGACCCTTTGGTTGATGGTAATCCGAAACGTAATCCAGATGGCTGGAGTGTCAGTATTTCCCATTACGCGTTGTTGAATCGATCGAATATCAGGCAAATTGAAGCTGCTGGCATGGATCGTAACCGTCTCGATTGGTTTGATTTAAACCTCATTTTACAGGGACAGATAACGCTGGCTTTTGACCATGCGGCTCAGATTCAACATGCATGGACCAAATTACGGGCAGCCGTCGAATATACCTCCGTTGTGCTCTTTTTTCTGGAGAAAGAGTTTCTAGTCGCAGAAATCATCGACGCTTATGCAAAGTTCGGGGTTGAAGTAAACCGGATGACGATTAAACGGCGGTTGATTAACTCAGCAGTGATTGTGAGTACCAATAAAATTGCCGCCCCGAATAAAGGTCGTGGGCGTGGCGGGAAGCCCGCAACTGTCTATCGGCTTGCCAACAATGAAGTCAGCTACTTTCAGACTTGTCTGAGGGGTTAG
- a CDS encoding DUF3541 domain-containing protein, which translates to MLNKCGIASILFIILICQSIAAPNTQTATPSANEAATFPPSYQDSADQIAEYYEQRLYTLPAFRAGHYALRMYRQTLDNKYAAGIWQDMARVASTLNHFANDVTTPEAIYLYSQQRLSSYEGRQGERSRLRFSVTKHHPEYIYLGVDLLSAMARADEYGLKHQHDKRLRQVLRRYDFSLYATDPQMIKAWAAQLANQVFWLRQLGEQDVVQAFIQAFRKTYPDDQDKALSKQQYENKIYGMTHIIIAASGYYQHSVSAADYQWIYHYFRTNIETIIARTKPDVIAEVGLSFLLAGLDKDPVVTQTRQAIQEAIPPLKQMIPSGKDDFNLALGEHRNLLAIMLLGWQQPHAAPKYDQNPAIFSDLPYGLRPKQATQDQHTETDEG; encoded by the coding sequence GTGTTAAATAAATGTGGCATAGCTTCAATTTTATTCATCATACTTATCTGTCAGAGTATTGCCGCGCCCAATACACAGACAGCAACCCCCTCTGCAAACGAAGCGGCTACATTTCCCCCCAGTTATCAGGATTCCGCAGATCAAATCGCTGAATATTATGAACAGCGCCTCTATACACTACCGGCCTTCAGAGCAGGACATTACGCGCTACGAATGTATCGACAAACCTTAGATAATAAGTATGCTGCGGGAATTTGGCAGGATATGGCCAGAGTGGCCAGTACACTGAACCACTTCGCCAACGATGTCACCACACCTGAAGCGATTTATCTGTACTCTCAGCAGCGTCTGTCCTCGTATGAAGGACGTCAAGGCGAACGGTCACGCCTACGATTCTCGGTAACAAAACATCATCCGGAATATATTTATTTAGGCGTTGATTTACTCAGTGCGATGGCTCGGGCAGATGAATATGGTCTGAAGCACCAACATGACAAGCGACTGCGTCAGGTTTTGCGTAGATATGATTTCAGTCTGTACGCGACTGATCCGCAGATGATCAAGGCGTGGGCAGCCCAATTAGCGAACCAAGTGTTCTGGCTCCGACAGTTGGGTGAACAAGATGTTGTACAAGCGTTTATTCAAGCATTTCGGAAAACGTATCCGGATGACCAAGATAAAGCATTATCTAAGCAGCAATATGAAAATAAGATTTACGGCATGACGCATATAATCATTGCAGCTTCAGGTTATTATCAGCATTCCGTCTCAGCGGCAGATTATCAATGGATCTACCACTATTTTCGTACCAATATAGAGACCATCATTGCACGGACAAAACCGGATGTGATTGCAGAAGTCGGACTGAGCTTTTTGCTTGCCGGGCTGGATAAGGATCCGGTTGTCACGCAGACCAGACAGGCGATTCAGGAAGCGATCCCGCCATTAAAGCAAATGATCCCCTCAGGAAAAGATGACTTCAATCTGGCACTGGGTGAACATCGTAATCTGCTTGCGATCATGCTATTGGGATGGCAGCAACCCCACGCAGCACCGAAATATGACCAAAATCCGGCAATCTTCAGCGATCTCCCATATGGGCTCAGACCAAAACAAGCGACGCAAGATCAACATACAGAAACGGATGAAGGCTAA
- a CDS encoding diguanylate cyclase: MRDILFKKWTVIGFLVLLACILMVLVEFIFQRHQEVMRQEIQSRTTEELSIIRFKLEATILADIYVAKSLSTLTTVNASTVAESWEKVSQRIMEQGKYIRSLSLAPNDIIEYVYPLKGNQKVVGLDFRTMPEQWKTVKQAHELKEIFIAGPIERGAGKQVIIARCPVFLDPPYNQFYWGVISVDIDIDSLLQSLKVDEVLPGYDIAIRGKDSSGELGPVFWGEPDVFQHAFAQEMIYFPHGSWRIAIAEQDNVNILDQVPWFQTNIVRVIGYLLLIFLIASFLVIYRLYDKSNRLSLYDELTHLPNRRYFMSELNRYFEREKRAKQPMGFALLCIDVNKFKTINDTHGHNVGDQVLVECARRIENAIRDNDCAARIGGDEFLVLLKGGEKGEDLRKIMDRVRHAVGVTPVICGELAIPVGISVGYTRYSPEMQSVNEMIHHADNEMYDEKSSS, encoded by the coding sequence ATGCGCGACATTCTGTTCAAAAAATGGACAGTGATTGGTTTTCTTGTCTTACTTGCCTGTATTTTGATGGTGTTGGTTGAATTTATTTTCCAGCGTCACCAAGAGGTGATGCGTCAAGAAATTCAAAGTAGGACAACAGAGGAACTTTCCATTATTCGATTTAAGCTGGAAGCAACGATTCTGGCCGATATTTATGTGGCGAAAAGTTTGTCAACGTTGACGACTGTGAATGCCAGTACCGTTGCAGAAAGTTGGGAAAAAGTCTCGCAGCGTATTATGGAGCAAGGGAAATACATTCGATCATTGAGTCTTGCCCCCAATGATATTATTGAGTATGTCTACCCGTTGAAAGGAAACCAAAAAGTCGTCGGGCTGGATTTTCGGACAATGCCTGAACAGTGGAAAACGGTTAAACAAGCGCATGAATTAAAAGAAATTTTTATTGCAGGTCCGATTGAGAGAGGGGCGGGGAAGCAGGTCATTATTGCGCGCTGTCCGGTTTTTCTTGACCCGCCATACAATCAATTTTACTGGGGGGTGATCAGTGTCGATATTGATATTGATAGTTTGCTTCAGTCCCTTAAGGTTGATGAAGTTCTGCCCGGCTATGATATTGCAATTCGAGGGAAAGACAGTTCGGGAGAGCTGGGTCCTGTGTTCTGGGGAGAACCAGATGTTTTCCAACATGCGTTTGCTCAAGAGATGATCTATTTTCCGCATGGCTCCTGGAGAATTGCAATTGCAGAGCAGGACAACGTTAATATTCTTGATCAAGTACCTTGGTTTCAGACCAATATTGTGCGTGTGATTGGCTATCTGTTACTGATATTTCTTATTGCTTCTTTTCTGGTGATTTATCGTCTTTACGATAAATCGAATCGTCTTTCTCTCTATGATGAACTGACTCATCTACCGAATCGCCGTTATTTTATGAGTGAACTGAATCGATATTTCGAGCGAGAAAAACGCGCCAAACAACCGATGGGTTTTGCCTTACTGTGTATCGATGTGAATAAATTTAAGACAATCAATGACACCCATGGACATAATGTTGGGGATCAGGTGTTGGTGGAGTGTGCCCGACGGATTGAAAATGCGATTCGGGACAACGATTGTGCGGCACGGATTGGCGGTGACGAATTTTTAGTCTTGTTGAAAGGCGGCGAAAAAGGGGAAGACTTACGGAAAATTATGGATCGAGTGCGTCATGCGGTTGGTGTCACCCCAGTGATTTGTGGTGAGCTTGCGATTCCGGTTGGTATTAGTGTCGGGTATACACGCTACAGCCCAGAAATGCAGAGCGTTAACGAGATGATCCATCATGCTGATAATGAAATGTATGATGAAAAATCTTCGTCCTGA
- a CDS encoding DUF3612 domain-containing protein, with translation MTASKSLIRQSHFLGTKVRNLRKRNHLTMEDLSSRCIRLNPEYAPSVSYLSMIERGKRVPSIEMLAVIAEVFQKSPQWFLDDQPEQINITPDRGSRGGINGMALEPSFLFSQDILQIAIPEMLSQTGITGRQFAQLLIRAHQESLQNHFPDLERAAENIGLKKLNLTVEDLTDIARHLGLTIHWFSQAPQDVQDELGLCAKQLVTSYFESPNRIYLNEVMKHHPTRLKYDLAVYIGHNILHSKDGCKTVLSIGHTSSWEDMANPQTSYELNSKDILQAWRDFESSFFAGALLCPKVPFRQLLDRNGYEISVHQKVGVSPSVAMRRMTVVSPYPYWHYFDAYGEGKLKAVYRGNGIPLPWGNMRTVNDPCQHWAVFRQLKHPQSSSSAQISLLNVGDEPRIYCCESLNLVDPAGNNRVLCAGIDLNPAINAQGGDAQQMAMELKESCVRNGGMSAIPPAIQNELTTLAKILNIKWIERGIINDARLICPRGSVCPRKPSCYNTSPDNIIATDQ, from the coding sequence ATGACCGCATCTAAAAGCTTAATTCGACAGTCTCACTTTCTGGGCACTAAAGTCAGAAATTTGAGAAAGCGAAATCATCTGACGATGGAAGATTTATCATCTCGTTGTATTCGCCTGAATCCTGAATATGCCCCCTCGGTGTCTTATCTCTCGATGATTGAACGAGGCAAACGGGTACCAAGCATTGAGATGCTTGCAGTGATCGCTGAAGTCTTTCAAAAAAGCCCACAGTGGTTTCTCGACGATCAACCGGAACAGATCAATATCACCCCGGATAGAGGAAGTCGGGGGGGCATCAATGGGATGGCGCTCGAACCCAGCTTTTTGTTTTCACAAGATATTCTCCAGATTGCGATTCCGGAGATGTTATCTCAAACAGGTATCACCGGTCGTCAGTTCGCCCAATTACTCATCCGGGCGCATCAAGAAAGCCTACAAAATCATTTTCCGGATCTGGAGCGCGCAGCAGAAAACATCGGACTCAAAAAACTGAATCTGACGGTTGAGGATCTGACGGATATTGCCAGACATTTGGGGCTCACGATTCACTGGTTTTCACAAGCCCCTCAAGACGTTCAAGATGAGTTGGGACTCTGTGCCAAACAACTCGTCACCTCTTATTTTGAATCACCGAACAGGATTTACCTCAATGAGGTGATGAAGCATCATCCGACTCGCCTCAAGTATGATCTCGCGGTATACATCGGCCACAATATTCTTCACAGTAAGGATGGCTGTAAAACGGTTCTCTCTATCGGCCATACCAGTAGCTGGGAAGATATGGCCAATCCACAAACCAGTTATGAACTCAACTCAAAAGATATCTTACAGGCCTGGCGAGATTTCGAATCCAGCTTTTTTGCCGGGGCGCTACTCTGTCCGAAAGTCCCATTCCGGCAACTGCTGGATCGCAACGGTTATGAAATCAGCGTCCATCAGAAAGTCGGGGTGTCCCCATCCGTTGCCATGCGCAGAATGACTGTGGTCTCCCCTTATCCTTACTGGCATTACTTTGATGCCTATGGCGAAGGGAAGCTCAAAGCCGTCTATCGTGGCAACGGGATTCCACTCCCCTGGGGCAATATGAGGACAGTCAACGATCCCTGCCAACACTGGGCTGTCTTTCGGCAACTGAAACATCCACAGTCATCCAGCTCCGCTCAAATTTCACTGCTCAATGTCGGAGATGAACCCAGAATCTACTGTTGTGAATCGCTGAATCTTGTCGATCCTGCGGGGAATAATCGGGTGTTATGTGCCGGCATTGATTTGAATCCGGCGATCAATGCTCAGGGAGGTGATGCCCAGCAAATGGCGATGGAACTGAAAGAATCCTGTGTCAGAAACGGCGGGATGTCAGCGATACCGCCAGCGATTCAGAATGAACTGACAACACTGGCAAAAATACTCAATATCAAATGGATAGAACGCGGCATCATCAACGATGCCCGGTTAATCTGTCCCAGAGGTAGTGTCTGTCCCCGGAAGCCGAGTTGCTACAACACGTCACCCGACAATATTATCGCGACGGATCAATAA
- a CDS encoding chemotaxis protein has protein sequence MAKTVSKANQSQGMLMFTLNLKRQLFAIGTLKIREIVSYQPMTQIPYSHRNVVGTVTIRNMTIPVIDMAAAIGFRPIPPEDYQNCYLIVTDCLRTVVAFMVRSIEKIIECDWRSIESAPSTAGHHIFVTGITRYQDNIVQMLDVELLLSKIYPQYEATKIPILTDVEREKLKSFNILLVDDSSLARKQLADALDGINIPYEICKNGAEGLQLMRNRAEQGSPIDILVSDIEMPGLDGYELAFEIQNDDTLNHAYIILHTSLSSEICVDRARQVGAHQALEKFHATELVEAMLSGATKLQERAFSS, from the coding sequence ATGGCGAAAACCGTTAGTAAAGCCAATCAATCGCAAGGGATGTTGATGTTTACACTCAATCTGAAACGTCAATTGTTTGCTATTGGCACCTTAAAGATTCGAGAAATTGTGTCTTATCAGCCGATGACACAAATCCCGTATTCTCATCGCAATGTTGTTGGTACAGTCACCATTCGTAATATGACCATTCCCGTGATAGATATGGCTGCGGCTATTGGTTTCCGGCCAATTCCACCAGAGGACTATCAAAATTGTTATTTGATCGTTACCGACTGTCTGCGTACTGTCGTTGCATTTATGGTTCGGTCGATTGAAAAAATTATTGAATGTGACTGGCGCTCGATTGAGTCAGCACCGTCAACTGCCGGACATCACATTTTTGTTACTGGCATCACGCGTTATCAGGACAATATCGTCCAAATGCTGGATGTTGAACTTCTCCTGTCGAAGATATATCCCCAATACGAAGCGACCAAAATTCCGATTCTGACGGATGTAGAGCGAGAAAAGCTCAAATCCTTTAATATTTTACTCGTTGATGATTCGAGCCTGGCCCGGAAACAGTTAGCGGATGCTTTGGACGGTATCAATATCCCCTATGAGATTTGCAAGAACGGGGCTGAGGGGTTGCAATTAATGCGCAATCGAGCAGAACAAGGATCCCCGATCGACATTCTGGTCAGCGATATCGAAATGCCGGGTCTTGACGGCTATGAGTTAGCATTCGAAATTCAGAATGATGATACCCTGAACCATGCCTACATTATCCTCCATACCTCACTTTCCAGTGAGATCTGTGTTGATCGCGCCCGTCAGGTCGGTGCCCATCAAGCACTGGAAAAATTTCACGCAACCGAGTTAGTCGAAGCCATGCTGAGTGGGGCGACAAAACTGCAAGAGCGTGCTTTTAGCAGCTAA
- a CDS encoding PAS domain-containing methyl-accepting chemotaxis protein, translated as MIKRVLSIGVEKEVYFMLFNRSLVKENEALKKELHSIKQMHDSLGKEMLTMKLDSRGLVSSVNSLFCKEMKYESHNVEGCKLTDMVPPKDRSTGHYQRLSHALKDGKHWNGALQLQKGNGEESWLRAILQPIYDTDKQLQYFLLYASELTQTIRASRDHEDMIAALLRSTAVIEFDLDGHVLTANDNFLRATGYKKEEIVGKHHRIFCEPEIYNSPDYEEFWRELRRGNFISDRFKRVDKYGNIVWLEASYNPIHNNHGELYKVVKFASVITEQMNRERAISEAAHIAYETSQSTDTQAAKAQVVIQDTIQTMEDLEQQMIHACQGIKDLDELSKKVSDLVGNISGIADQTNLLALNAAIEAARAGDQGRGFAVVADEVRELALRTSKTTSEIVDVVSKNQKLTENAVGLIENGQLRAKDGLQLSNDAGIVIADIQDGAKKVVGAIEEFHQKL; from the coding sequence ATGATAAAAAGAGTCTTGTCTATTGGTGTTGAGAAAGAGGTGTACTTCATGCTTTTTAACCGCTCCCTTGTCAAAGAAAATGAAGCTTTAAAGAAAGAGCTTCATTCGATTAAACAGATGCATGACAGTCTTGGTAAAGAGATGTTAACGATGAAGCTGGACTCGAGAGGTTTGGTCAGTTCGGTGAATTCGCTTTTTTGTAAAGAGATGAAATACGAGTCACACAATGTGGAAGGATGTAAGCTCACCGATATGGTGCCCCCGAAAGATCGTTCGACCGGACATTATCAACGATTGAGTCATGCACTGAAAGACGGTAAACACTGGAATGGTGCGCTGCAATTGCAAAAAGGGAACGGTGAAGAATCATGGTTACGGGCGATTTTGCAGCCGATTTACGATACGGATAAGCAATTGCAATATTTTTTACTTTATGCGTCTGAACTTACCCAAACCATCCGTGCTTCAAGAGATCATGAAGATATGATTGCCGCATTGCTGCGTTCGACAGCTGTGATTGAATTTGATCTCGACGGGCATGTGTTGACCGCAAATGATAATTTTCTTCGCGCAACGGGGTATAAAAAAGAAGAAATTGTCGGCAAGCATCATCGTATTTTTTGTGAACCGGAGATCTATAACTCTCCTGACTATGAAGAATTTTGGCGTGAGTTAAGGAGAGGAAATTTTATCTCGGATCGATTTAAGCGAGTTGATAAGTATGGCAATATCGTGTGGCTGGAAGCGTCTTATAATCCGATTCACAACAACCATGGCGAACTCTATAAAGTTGTAAAATTTGCTTCTGTGATCACCGAACAGATGAATCGGGAAAGGGCCATTTCTGAAGCTGCACACATTGCCTACGAAACATCGCAGTCAACCGATACTCAGGCTGCAAAAGCACAGGTTGTCATTCAGGATACGATTCAGACCATGGAAGACCTTGAACAACAGATGATTCATGCCTGCCAAGGGATCAAGGATCTGGATGAGCTTTCTAAGAAGGTCAGTGATCTGGTTGGCAACATCAGCGGGATTGCCGATCAAACCAACTTGCTTGCTTTGAATGCCGCTATTGAGGCGGCCAGAGCCGGTGATCAGGGACGTGGTTTTGCTGTCGTCGCCGATGAAGTCAGAGAGCTTGCCTTACGCACCAGTAAAACCACTTCTGAAATCGTGGATGTGGTGTCAAAGAACCAGAAACTGACAGAAAACGCGGTTGGGTTGATTGAAAATGGTCAACTGAGAGCGAAAGACGGTCTACAGCTTTCGAATGATGCTGGTATTGTGATAGCTGATATTCAGGATGGGGCGAAAAAAGTCGTAGGTGCGATCGAAGAGTTCCATCAGAAACTGTAA
- the ppiC gene encoding peptidylprolyl isomerase PpiC, producing the protein MARTAAALHILVKHQNQAEDILQQLKKGAKFQTLARKYSLCPSGKKGGDLGEFRQGQMVPAFDKACFRGEVLKPQIVKTKFGWHVIKVLYRT; encoded by the coding sequence ATGGCAAGAACAGCAGCAGCATTGCATATTTTGGTGAAACATCAGAACCAGGCTGAAGACATTCTACAGCAGCTTAAGAAAGGTGCTAAATTTCAAACGCTTGCCCGAAAGTACTCTTTGTGTCCTTCCGGCAAGAAAGGGGGAGATTTGGGAGAGTTTCGTCAGGGGCAAATGGTGCCCGCATTTGACAAAGCTTGTTTCCGTGGGGAAGTGCTCAAACCTCAGATTGTCAAAACCAAATTTGGCTGGCACGTGATTAAAGTGTTGTACCGGACGTGA
- the speG gene encoding spermidine N1-acetyltransferase: MKSELYLRALERQDLRFIHNLNNNRNIMSYWFEEPYESFDELEELYNKHIHDNAERRFVVENENKQLIGLVELIEINYIHRSAEFQIIITPEYQGRGYALDLINKALDYSFTILNLHKIYLHVAINNEVAIYLYRKAGFIEEGHLIEEFFINGRYQDVKRMYILQHDYLSKTKALSDLSE, encoded by the coding sequence ATGAAAAGTGAACTTTACCTGCGGGCATTAGAACGTCAGGATCTCCGTTTTATTCACAACCTTAATAATAATAGAAATATCATGTCATATTGGTTTGAAGAACCATATGAATCCTTTGATGAACTTGAAGAATTGTATAACAAACATATTCACGACAATGCAGAAAGACGTTTTGTCGTAGAAAATGAGAATAAACAGCTGATCGGTCTGGTTGAGTTAATTGAAATCAACTACATCCACAGAAGCGCTGAGTTTCAGATCATTATTACCCCTGAATATCAGGGAAGAGGTTATGCCTTAGATCTCATCAACAAAGCATTGGATTACTCATTTACCATTCTCAATCTGCACAAAATTTACCTCCACGTTGCGATCAACAATGAAGTGGCAATTTATCTGTATCGTAAAGCCGGTTTTATTGAAGAAGGGCATCTGATTGAAGAGTTCTTTATTAATGGACGCTATCAGGATGTCAAACGGATGTATATTTTACAACATGACTATCTGAGCAAGACCAAAGCACTCTCAGATTTGTCAGAATAA
- a CDS encoding acyl-CoA thioesterase encodes MTNNKRELTLRFLAEPSDVNFGGKVHGGAVMKWIDLAAYACSAAWSGKYCITAYAGGIRFVAPILVGNLVEVTAKIVYTGRTSMHVAIDVQASDPKLQENRLTTHCIVIMVAVDEHGKPSTVPEWLPVTPEDIALRESAIRLMNMRQEIGEEMEAHVQYLK; translated from the coding sequence ATGACAAATAATAAAAGAGAGCTCACACTGCGTTTTCTGGCTGAGCCCAGCGATGTAAATTTCGGCGGTAAAGTTCACGGGGGAGCCGTGATGAAGTGGATCGACTTAGCCGCCTATGCCTGCTCTGCCGCTTGGAGTGGAAAATACTGTATTACAGCCTATGCTGGCGGTATCCGGTTTGTGGCCCCGATTCTGGTCGGTAACCTTGTCGAAGTAACCGCCAAAATCGTCTATACCGGACGAACATCCATGCATGTAGCAATCGACGTTCAGGCAAGTGATCCGAAGTTGCAAGAAAATCGACTGACCACACACTGTATTGTGATTATGGTGGCGGTCGATGAGCATGGAAAACCAAGCACGGTACCGGAGTGGTTACCTGTCACACCGGAAGACATTGCACTCAGAGAGTCAGCCATTCGTTTAATGAATATGCGTCAAGAAATCGGTGAAGAAATGGAAGCCCATGTCCAATATCTGAAATAA
- a CDS encoding LysR substrate-binding domain-containing protein: protein MADKQNILANLYTFSVVAKFLSFTLAAEELCLTQGAVSQRIKKLEADLGFTLFVRLTRKLELTEDGQRMLRTLSTSLSNIFTEVDDIRFNELRGELYIGIAPTFAHLWLVPKMAEFQRLYPYLDVKMRVKASKLDFHHQPVDIAIYYGNETHPDFYHIRLFDEYLVPVCTPEYAQRLNLYESEARLKEATFLHCTESLEFLSPLSEWQHWLNATGRSASILNHKYVFNHEELTMVAARNSMGIALGRYHTIQSYLESGALVSLFEQVPSGYGYDLICPKGHETRPKLQAFLNWMKKYIECYHTDNK from the coding sequence ATGGCAGATAAACAAAATATCTTAGCGAACCTTTATACTTTCAGCGTTGTAGCAAAATTTTTAAGTTTTACATTAGCAGCGGAAGAATTATGCCTGACTCAAGGAGCTGTCAGTCAAAGAATTAAAAAGCTTGAGGCAGATCTTGGTTTCACACTTTTTGTTCGTCTCACAAGAAAACTCGAGCTGACTGAAGATGGTCAGCGGATGCTCAGAACGCTAAGCACCTCCCTGTCAAATATCTTCACTGAAGTTGACGATATTCGCTTCAATGAATTAAGAGGAGAATTGTATATTGGGATCGCGCCAACATTTGCTCATCTATGGTTAGTCCCTAAAATGGCTGAATTTCAGCGTTTATATCCTTATCTGGATGTAAAGATGCGGGTCAAGGCAAGCAAACTGGACTTTCATCATCAACCGGTTGATATCGCTATTTACTACGGCAATGAAACCCACCCTGATTTTTATCACATCCGGCTATTTGATGAATACTTGGTTCCTGTATGTACCCCGGAATATGCTCAACGTCTGAATTTATATGAAAGTGAAGCGCGCCTGAAAGAAGCGACTTTTCTGCATTGCACAGAGTCGTTAGAATTTTTATCACCCTTAAGTGAGTGGCAGCATTGGTTAAATGCGACGGGCAGAAGCGCCAGTATTTTAAACCATAAGTATGTATTCAATCATGAAGAACTAACGATGGTTGCCGCTCGAAATTCAATGGGTATCGCCTTAGGCCGCTACCATACCATTCAATCGTACCTTGAAAGTGGTGCCTTGGTTTCACTATTTGAACAGGTTCCTTCAGGGTACGGTTATGATTTAATTTGTCCGAAAGGCCATGAAACACGGCCTAAATTACAGGCTTTTTTAAATTGGATGAAAAAATATATTGAATGTTATCACACTGATAATAAATAA